The nucleotide sequence AATCTGAATTGGTTAAAATAATGTTGTATTTGTACATACTAGCAACATCATCAATTCCTCGAGCTAATGCTGAGAAATAAAGGTTGGTAACATCAGGTACAATTACACCAACAGTAGTAGTTTTCTTGCTTGCAAGTCCACGTGCAACGGCGTTAGGACGGTAATCAAGTTTATCAATTACATCCAAAACTTTTTTTCGAGTAGCTGGCTTTACGTTATTGTTCCCATTAACAACACGAGAAACCGTCGCCATTGACACATTGGCTTCACGAGCAACATCATAAATCGTCACAGTTTGTTTATCCATAAGTGATAGCCCTTTCTTTGAAGACACAATATGTTTTCATCAGTTTTCAAAACATACTCCAATATAACAAAAAAAACGCATCATCGCAATTTGAAAACGTTTTCATATCAAATGATAAACTATCGCTATTCACTTTTCAAGAAAAACGCTAATTATTAGCTAATTTATGTATGATATACTGAAATTACTATATATAAAGAGGTGCTTTGATTGAATAAAGTAGAAAAAATTCAAAAATGGCTTTCTGACAACCAAAATGATGTTGCACTGATTACTGACCCTAAAACCATTCAGTATTTAACCGGTTTTTACAGTGATCCCGTTGAACGCGTTTTGATGATGGTCGTGTTCAAAGATAGTGAACCATTTATCTTTGGCCCTGCACTAGAATCTGAAGCAATTAAGGATACAGGCTTTTCAGGCCATGTGTATGGTTACTTAGACCATGAAAATCCATGGAAAATGATTGCTGACCAGATTAATAGTAGAAAACCAAGTGGCAACCGCTACGCAATCGAAAAAACTGCCTTGACAGTCGATCGATTCGAAAATCTAAAACAAGTCCTACCAAACGCAGATTTTGAAACTAATCTCACCCCTTTCATTGAACAAATGAGGCTGATCAAGTCTGCTGATGAGATTGAAAAACTAAACATTGCTGGTAAATGGGCTGACTTTGCATTTAAAGTTGGCTTTGAAGCAGTTAAAAAAGGTGTTCCAGAATCAGCAGTTGCTGCTGAACTAGAATATGCTTTAAAGAAAAAAGGAATCATGGAGATGAGTTTTGATACCCTAATTCAAGCTGGTCCCCACGCTGCCGAACCACACGGAGCTACTGCTGGAAATCTAATCCAAGACAATCAACTCGTACTGTTTGATTTAGGAACTGTCTGGGAAGGTTACATTAGTGACGCTTCAAGAACAGTGGCAGTTGGTAAACCAGACGACAAATCAATGGATATTTATAAAGTCTGTTTAGAAGCTCAACTCACTGCTCAAGAAGCTGCTAAACCCGGAATTACAGCAGCCGAACTTGATAAAATTGCTAGAGATGTGATTGATAAAGCCGGCTATGGAGAGTACTTCATCCACCGTCTTGGCCATGGAATGGGAATGAGTGAACACGAATTTCCATCAATCATGGAAGGAAATGATATGGTTCTCGAACCTGGAATGTGCTTCTCAATTGAACCTGGAATTTATATTCCAAACGTTGCTGGTGTTCGTATCGAAGATTGTGTTCACATTACCGATGACGGTTGTGAACCATTTACCCACACAACTAAAGATCTACAATACGTTGATTAATCAATAAATAAAAAGAGTTAGAAACCAATTGGTTTCTAACTCTTTTTTTATTAAGTATGTTTTAGCTTATTTAAACTCTTCGCTAGTTCCATCTGGATGGATAAGTAATGTTGGTGCAGCTGAAGCAGTTTCGCCACCAAAGGCTTCATCTGGAGTCACGACAATGTCTACATCATCCTTCTGTGTAGCATCCCCACTACTATTTTTTGCCTTACTATTCTTAAATGAATCAACAGTTGATTTAGCTTTATCAGAAGTTTGTTTCATTTGATCAGAAATTACTTCCTTAGCATCATTGATAGCATCCTCTGCGTAGAAGGCGTAGTCAACAGCACGTTCCTTCAAATCATCTGCACGATCCCTCAACTCTTGTTTGAGCTGGTTTCGTTTGTTTTCATCAAGTTTTTGGTAAGCTGCATAAATCCCGGCTCCTAACAAACCGGCAAATAATCCCCCTGCAAGTTTCTTGCCCATTAATATCAACTCCTACTCTGTTTTCTTATTTTTTCTGTGATTTCTAAATGAACTCCAGGCTGCTTTTGAGACTGCCCCAGCAACTCCAGCTTTACTACCTGACTTACCTGAATCTTTAACCCGCTTTGTTAAGTTCTTAGTTGCTTCATTAAGCTCAGAAACACTTTCCCCTAAATCAGCTGCTGCTTGAAATACAGGAGTGGTAATGTTCAACTTATGATCAATATCATTAACCAAACTATTTGAAGTTGCCATTATTTTGTCAGTTTGCTTTGCAATAACATCAACATTGCTAGTAACTGAGCGAATGGTCAAGTTGATTTCTGAAATCGTCCTGGAAATTTTCAATAAGAACAGTCCGATAAAGATAACTAATAGTAAAAATGCACATGCGGCAATTAGCCCCGCAATTTGACCTGCTGTCATAATTCTTCCTCCTTGTGCAACAATTTACTTTTAGAATAGCATTAGGCCGCTAAAATAACAATGAAATTGTCCTAATTCAGCTTTGCAATAAGTCAGGCGTTTGTTACGATAGTGTTAAATAACATGAATTGAGGAAAAATAATGAAAGCTCCAAATCAATTAGTCACGCAAGTTCACGTAAAAAATGTCTTTAAATACTTAAATTGGGATGAAATTTTAAACTCATTGATCAAAAATTCGTTACTGATTATTATCGTTTCCATTTTGTTAGTGTTGGTAAATAAAATTGGAAAAGCATTGATTCATCACCTGTTTAAACAGTATCGAAAGAAATACTCAAAAACAGTCACTGAAAAACGAATCAGGACTTTTCAAACTTTATCCCTCAACATTTTCTCTTATGTTATCTGGTTTCTGTGGATTTACTGGATATTGTCGATCATTGGGATTCCGGTTGGCACCCTAGTTGCCAGTGCTGGAATTTTTTCTCTAGCAATTGGGCTTGGTGCTCAAGGATTTGTGACTGATATCGTCAGTGGATTCTTTATTTTATTAGAGAAACAAATTGAAGTTGGCGAATATGTAAACATTAATAATATTAAAGGAACCGTGAGTGCTGTCGGCCTGAGAACTACCCAAGTGATATCTGATGACGGGACCCTAAACTTTATTCCAAACAGAAGTATCCAAACGATTGCCAACCTTTCACGAAATAATATGGTCGCAATCATTCAAGTTCACATTACTCCGGAAACAGATATCAACAAGGCATTAGAAATAATTGACCAAGTAAATGATGCTAATGTTTCAAATTACACTGATATCGTTGGTGCTCCCAATGTTCTCGGTACGGTTGCTTTGACTGATAATAAACTTGCCATTCAAGTTAATATGACCACTAAGAACGGTGCCCAATACCACATTCAACACGACTTCTTAGCACTATATCTCCAAGCATTAACTCAGAATGGAATTAAATTAGATAATAGTCCCGTGACATATAAGTAAGTCAAAAAAGGAGCTAGCATTTTCAACAGAAAATGCTAGCTTCTTTTAATCATGATTGTATTTATACGCCGGAAGAGCAACGTAGTTTTCAGTAAAGTTATGGGTCAAGAAGTTTATCTGCTTCATTACTTCTCTTCTAGTACAGATTCCAACAAATTCTTCATCCTCGTTAACAACCGGTAAGAAATTTTCATCCTCTAAGTAGCGCATAATCACTTCCAAATCTTCAGGGTCAGTTATGATTGGGACGTCAGTCTGCATAACATCCCTTACCTGAAGGTTTGCCAAAGGTACCGTTGAGATGCCTTCGTTTGTAAGCATATGCTCAGTTATCATTTGAAGTGAAATCAGTCCCTTAAAATGATTTTGATTATCCAATACCGGGATTTTTGCATACTTAACCTTTGTTAGAACTAAAAAAACGTGAGCTAAATTGTTATCTTCGTTAACAGTTGCAACTAAGTCAGCCGCAATCATTGGCTGTCGCTCACTCTTCTTTAAGACGTTTTCAATGGGTTTATCAAGCATTAATTAAATCTCCTTTATCAACGATCAAATTGAAAATGTAATGAAGGAACCAGATTAAGATCTCGATCATAATAATCCACGATGAATTTTTGGGTCGAAACGTCCACGATACAAAATGTGCCACCAATCATCTGGAACTCACCTCTAGGTTGAGAAATACTTCCAGGATTGACTAAAAGCAAAGAACCATCCATCGTACACATTAGTTGATGAGTATGACCGAACAAAGCGATGTTAGCAGATACGGACCGAGCTGTAAGCTCTAAATTTAGTGGACTTTGATTAACATTCTTTAAATGTCCATGGGTTTGGTAGACAACATCATCACCGATATTAACTACATTTTCTAATGGAAAATCTTCAAAATCCATATTTCCCTTAACGATATTAAACTGTTGAACCAGTGGTGAGTCAATGGACAATTCAGAATCTCCATTGTGAAAACGATAGTCAACTTGATCACCAAATTGGTGCAGAATTTTCGTTAAGATTTGCTGGTCTCCGTGGTTATCACTTACAACTAATAATTTACTCATGACCACGCCTCAGATAGTTTAGCGACCAATTGCTTAATCGCCCGACCTCTATGGCTTACGGCATTTTTTTCGTGAATGGACATTTCTGCCATTGTTTTTTGACTGCCTGGAATCAAAAAGAATGGATCATACCCAAAACCATTGTCACCGCGAGACTCAGTTAAAATTTCTCCATCAACCTTACCTTCAGCGACAACTTTATCGCCCGCTGGGGTTAAGAATACTAGAACTGATTCAAAATAAGCTTCCCGATTTTTTCCAGCAAGCTCTTTAATTAGCTTACGATTGTTAGCATCATCATCATGATCACCTGCATATCTAGCCGAATGAATACCTGGAGCACCATTAAGTGCAGGAACAACTAAACCAGAATCATCGGCAATTACGGGCTTATTAACTAAATTCATAACTGCCCTGGCCTTGATTTCGGCATTTTCTTCAAAACTGCTACCATTCTCATCGATTTCCCCAACTTCGGAGTAATCATTCAAAGAGGTTACCTTGACCGAAAATTTTGCTAAGGCTTCCTCAATTTCATTAATTTTATTTTGATTTTGTGAGGCAATTACAATTTCTTCTGGTTTTTCCATTGAACTCTCCTCTAATAAGTATTACAAGTTTAGATTATTCGCCGCAATGCTAGATTTCAAGAAATTATCCGCAACTTTTACGAACTCTTCAGGGTTTCCTGTCGTATAAAAAACATCCGAACCATCGCGATCTGATTCAGCTAATGCATCATTTTGCTCCAGTAGCTCCTTAACCTGCCTTGCTGTAGCAACTCCCGGGTCAACTAATGTTACGTGAGGCATTGCCGTTCCAATCTCTGCTTGAATAACTGGGAAGTGAGTACAACCCAAAATTAATGTATCAATAGATGACGTCTTTAAGTTTGCTAGTTGAGATTCAACAACTTCATACGAGTGTTCACTGCCAGCTTCGCCATCTTCTACCAACTGAACAAAATCAGGGCATCCCTGGGATACTACTTCAAAGTTACCCGCCGCTTTGATAATTCGTTCGTAATCACCTGATTTAACAGTCCCATTAGTCGCAATTACACCGATAGATCCTGTTTTGGAAACTGAAACTGCGGTTTCCGCACCAGGTTTAATTACACCAATTACTGGAATTGGAAGTTCCTGTTTAATTCGCTCATACGCAGCTGCTGTTGCCGTGTTACAAGCGATTACCATTGCTTTTACATCTTGCTTCAAGAAGTAGTTAGCAATTCTTTTTGTCAGCTGATAAACTTCTTCAGCCGTTTTTTCACCGTATGGTAAATTTTTTTGGTCACCAACATAAATAAATTGCTCGTTTGGGAGGATTTTCTGAAGTTGGTTATACACCGTTAAACCACCAATTCCTGAATCCATAACCCCGATTTTTCTGTTATCCATCGTATCACTTCTTTACATAGACTAGACTTAATTATCAAACATTTATTAAGTACATTCAACTAATGACTTCGTTTATTACAAAATATTGTATAATAAAAATATTAGATTTCGAATCAATGGAGATTAGAAAATGAATAGCAAAACATATGAACAACTGCGCAACGATCCAGACTTGGAGAACCTTTTAGGTCAAACTTTACTGAGAGATGACTTATTAGTAGAAATTTTAGGCGATGAGTATCATGAAATTTTATATTGGGCGGGTAAGCGGCTAGGACGCAAATACCGTCTAGCGAACTATGAATCACTGTCTGTGTTCTTTAAACAATTTGGTTTGGGAGACCTAACTCTAGTTAAACAAGGAAAAAATCAGTTAGATTTTGAATTAACTGGAAAAATTATTGAAAGTCGATTACTGCAAAATGATGATCCTGACTTCCAATTAGAGTGTGGATTACTCGCACAATTTGTAGAATACATTCTAAACCGGCAGTCAGAGGCCGAAATCTCTAAAATAAACGCTAAAAAAGGGCTAGTAAGCATCAACGTACTAACCAGTAGTGAACCACCCTTAGACGGCCAGGAATCTGACGAAATTTTTAAACTAATTACAGAGGAAACTAATGAATAAAAAAGGTAAGCCCACCGGCTTACCTTTTTTTAATCAGTATATTGATCTAGAACTTTCTTAAGTTGTTCCTTTGAATGATAACCCACTACTGTATCAACTACTTCACCATCTTTTTTGATAAGTAAAGTTGGAATACTCATGATTCCAAATGATTGGGGTGTATTTGGATTAGCATCAACGTCCATCTTATTGAAAGTAACGTTATCCATTTCGTTGGCTAACTCTTCAACTACTGGAGATTGCATTCTACATGGTCCACACCAAGTAGCCCAAAAGTCTGTTAACGTTACTCCTTTAGAAGTATCGCTTTCAAAAGTTTTATCTGTTGTTTCATTTACCATAAAAAGCTGCCTCCTTATTTTACTTAAACCATTTTAACAACAATCCAGCAAAAAGCCAATCAATTGCACACAATTAATTACTTGAACTTAACAATGGTGGAGCCGTCCCCACCGGCATTAGGGGCTGAATATCCATAGCTACCCACTCGTGGATTGCTTTTAAGGTAATCATTGACACCATTTCGAAGAGCTCCAGTTCCCTTACCGTGGATGATAGTAACGGTTGGATAACCCGCCAGCAAGGCTGAATCAATATATGAATCCAACCGACTCATTGCTTCTTCATAACGCTCGCCCCGCAAATCGAGTGTGGGTGAAATCCCGCTTGAACGGGTTCGAGAAACGTGAGCACGGTATTTTTGTTTTTCCTCAGGAACTGACTTTTCTTTTTCTAGGTCATTGGGATCAATTTTCATCTTCAATATTCCCATCTGAACTTCCCAAGAACCGTCTTTTTGCTTATCCACTAATGTTCCATGTTGTCCATATGACTTAACAAGGACCTCATCGCCCTTGTGAAAATCATGTTTACGCTTCTCGCGCTTAAGAACCTTATTTTTCTTTAAGTTAGGTTCAACTTCCAGTGCGTTCAAGGCACCCTTCGCCTCAATTAGCTCATTTTCCTTAACTGTAGCCTTGCCAACTTGAGCTTGTTTTTTATGCAAGTCAGCAATAATCTCATCAGCTCGTTTCTTAGCATCAGAAACTACTTGGTTAGCCTCAAATTGGGCCTTTTCAAATAACTTCTGCTTACTCCCCTGGTACTTATCAAACTGAGCTTTTAGCTCTGTCTGAAGTTCAGTGGCATCCTGTAATTGTATCTCTAATTCTTCAGCATCGACCCGAGCTTTTCTAGTCTGCTCAGTTAATTCAGCAATCATATTGTTGATATCCTGATTAGAATCATCAGTGTATGCTCTTGCCTTTTCGATAATTGACTCATCGAGGCCTAATTTTTCAGCAATATTTAACGCATTACTTTGGCCAGGAACCCCAATCATCAACCGGTATGTCGGCTTTAGAGTTTCAACATCGAATTCCATAGATGCGTTGATCGTATTTTCCCGATCGTATGCAAATGCCTTCAGCTCAGGGTAATGGGTGGTAGCAATTAATTCAGACGATTTGGCCGCAATTGCATCAATAACCGCCATTGCTAAAGCTGCACCTTCCTTAGGATCTGTACCAGCTCCTAATTCATCTAATAGTACCAATGACTTATCAGTTAACTGATTAAGAATCGATATAATATTATCCAAATGTGACGAGAAGGTACTTAGATTGGCTTCAATTGATTGATCATCACCGATATCGGCAAAAACATCATCAAAAATACCAATGTGGCTTTCTTCGTTAGCAGTGATAAATAATCCTGATTGCCCCATTAGTTGCAAGAGACCAACTGTTTTAATGGTAATTGTTTTACCACCTGTGTTGGGTCCGGTAACAATAATTGAACGATATTTTTCCCCGATCTCAATGTCATTGGGAACAACTTTATCGATATCAATTAATGGCTGGCGTGCCTTACGCAAATTAACGTAATTATCAGTAGAAATCAATGGTAAGGTAGCTTTTACCGAGTCAGCGTACTTCGCCTTAGCATTAATAAAATCAAGGTGACCCATTAGGCTCATGTTGTTTTTCAAACTATCAGAATATGGTCGTAATGTCGCCGTTAATGCAATTAGGATTCTCCGTTCTTCCTCACGTTCAGACAGTTGAAGCCTTCGTAGTTCGTTGTTGTTTTCAACAACACTACTTGGTTCAACGTACAGAGTTTGCCCAGAGGCACTTTGATCATGCACAATGCCACCAAATCTTTGTTTAAACTCTGCTTTGATTGGAATCACAAACCGATCATCTCTAACCGTGATTATGGGCTCGCTAAGATATTTTGCGTCAGCTCCCTTTATGAAACGGTTCATTCTACTACGAATATCAGTTTGAGTTTTCTGGATTGCTCTACGAACAGAACGCAATTCACTTGAAGCCCCATCCAATATCCGACCATCGTCATCAACCGATCTAACTAAATCATCAGTGATTTCAGGCATCAAATCCAATTGAGAAACTAATTCATCAATTGACCTTAATTTAACATCTTCAGCCGCTAAAGTATCAAAGAAACTAACCACCACTTTCATTGATACCAGCAGTTTTTTAATGTGAGCTAACTCTGTTCCCGAAAGAGCAGAATTTTCAATGTTTAGTCGTTTTAAAAATGGGGCAATTTCAGTCAGATTAGGAATTGGGATTTCTCCCTTTAATCTAACAACGTCTGCACCATCAGCAGTTTCATCTAACCATTCTTTCACTTGTTGATAGTCAGAGCTCGGGGTTAAGGAAACCAGTTGTTCTCGACCGGCATCAGTGACTAAAAATTGCTCAATTTGTTGTTTTATTTTTCCGTATTCAAGCGTTGTGAATACTTTAGAGTTCAATTATCTCACCCCTTTTGAGTTTGAATTATCAATAATTCTATCTAACAGATGCGGAGTCTCGCGGACCATGTACTTGGCCACGGTCGCATCTTCGTATTGTTCTTTCACAGGATTGCTTATTGCAATCAATAAATTTAACCCTGCAAATACAAACAAGTAAGCAATCAAGAATCTAATTGCCCCACCAAAGATGGCGTTGATTTGTTTTAATCCAATAATGCGAGTTGCTGGATTTATCACCCGTTTCAAAAGCATTACAACTCGCCAAACGATAGTGTACAGAATCAAAAATGTGACCCAATGAATAATTCTTTCGTATTCCACAAAATTAAATTGGTGAACTACCCAGTCCGTCAGTGGAGTCGTATACCGCCACGCAAGTGCTAAAGCGAATATGAAGCCGACAAAATTCAAGAATTCCGCAACGAATCCCCGGCGAAATCCAGCAGTGAAACTTAAAACTAAAATTGCCAGAATTATCAAATCTAGAATCATTGCTTTGGCCTCTGCTCAGTTGCCGAGCCAGCTTGTCTTGCAGCTTGTTCTTTCATTGAAAGTTGATTAGAAAGCGCATTGAAAGCAACTAGCAATGCTCGATCTTCTTTACTAGTATCTGGTAGTTGTTGTTCAATTTGGGATAGTTCTTCATTTAAAAGGTCAGCAGTAGCCTGCATATGTTCATATGAACCATCACCAATAAAGATGTAAGGCTTGCCATCAATCGTTGCCTTAAACCTTCTCTTTTCGTTTTCCACTTTTGTTTCACTCCTAAATCAATTAAAAAGGACTGGAAGTCGAAGAAATATTCGCTTCCAATCCATTTTAACAATTATTCTTCTTTATTACCGTCGTCTTCTTGGTCATCGTCGCCATGAAGGAATGTGTTAAGAACAGATTCAATCATATCCCATTCTTCATCGCTTTCAATCAATTGAAGTTCGCCACCTTGTGGATCTGATGGATCATCGTCAGCTGGTAATGCGTAAGCCTGAATCTCAACTTCTTCATCATCACTCTTACCGGTTGGGTAAATTAAGATGTAAGACTTGTTGAAGTCTTCAGATTTAAAAGTAAATAAAACATCATATAATTGTTCGTCGCCGTTTTCGTCAACTAGCGTAATTTGTTGTTGAATTGGTTCATCAGCCATTAAAAGTACCCCTCTACATCTGTGTTAGTTTTCCTTTACGATCTAGATAATTTTGAAGAATTAAGCTAGCCGCAAGTTTATCAATTACTTTTTTTCGTTTCTTTCGTGAAACGTCTGCTTCTTCTGTTAACATTCTTTGAGCTTCAACAGTGGTTAGTCGCTCATCTTCAAAGTCAACTGGTAGACCAAACTTTTCAGTAAGCTTCTTACCATATTCCTGAGAGGCAACTGCCCGATCACCCAAAGAATTATTCATGTTTTTAGGCAACCCGAGTACAAATCCACCAACTTGATGTTCTTCAACAAGTTCAGCAATCCTATCTAGTCCAAACTTGCCCTCATCTTCGTTGATTCTAACAATTTCTACTCCTTGAGATGTCCAACCGAAAGCATCACTTACAGCAACACCCACGGTCTTTGAACCAACATCCAGTCCCATTATCTTCATTTAATTCTTCCCTTTGTTATCGCTGGGATGATTGTCTAGATAGAAACGAACAAGTTCCTCGATAATCTCATCACGTTCATGACGCCGAATTAAATTTCTTGCATCAAGATTACGAGGAATGTAAGCAGGATCTCCTGAAATCAAATATCCAACGATTTGATTATATGGATTGTACCCCTTTTCCTCGAGGGCACGGTACACCGTCAAAAGTGTATCACGTACATCCTTTTTTTGATCATCGTTAAAATCAAAAAACATGGTTTTGTCTAATGAGCTCATACAATTCACCTCTATGACTAAAAGTCATTTGAATCAATTTTAACCGATAAGCGCCAAAACTACAATCATGCTAACTGATTTTATCAAAAAAACCAATTATTGTTGACTTAACCAATCAACTGCAGCACTCATTGCTTTATCAAGTCCAGCTGGATTCTTACCACCGGCTTGAGCCATGTTAGGTCGGCCACCACCGCCTCCTTGAATGTTACTTGAGATGGCTTTAATCAGGTCAGAAGCCGAAATTCCTGCTTTGACACTCTCATCAGATGAAGCAACGATCAAATTAGCTTTGTCGCCCTTACCAGTTCCCAGAACAAGAACATCTGACAACTTTTTATCGCGCCATGAATCGGCTAATTGTCTCAATTGGTCCATTCCTGAGTCCTTAATAACACCAGTAATAATGGTATGTGATCCAGCCGTCTCAGCATTTCCAAACACGTCTTGAGCTTGTTGAGCAGCCATTTTAGCTTCCAAACTAGCCTGCTTTGTCTCTAAATCTTTTACTTCTTGTTGGAGTTGCTCTACTCGATTCCCAACTTCTTTCATCTGAGAAACCTTAAGTTTAGCAGCAATCTGCTTTAAGCTATTTTCCTGTCCGTTTAGATAATCAAATGCTTCTTTAGAAGTTACAGCTTCGATTCTTCTAACTCCAGCACCAACTCCAGATTCTGAAAGAATCTTAAACAATCCAATTTCGTTAGTATTCTTAACATGAGTTCCGCCACAGAATTCAATTGAGAAGTCGCCAACGCTAACAACCCGAACTTTATCACCATACTTCTCACTAAATAAGGCGATAGCACCCATCTTCTTACCGGTTTCTGGGTCAGTAACCGTGGTATCAACGTTTATTTCTTTGAAGATCTGTTCGTTGACCATATCTTCAACCTTTTGGAGATCTTCTGAGGTAACTGAGCCAAAGTGGTTAAAATCAAATCGTAAGTAATTTGGTTCAACCAATGATCCAGCTTGTTGAGTATGACCACCTAAAACGTTTCTTAATGATTGATCAAGCAAGTGGGTAGCTGTATGGTTTTTTTCTACCTTGCTATGGAAGGCTTTATCAACCTTTAATGAATAAGATGCACCCTTCTTAAGTGGTTGTAACAAACTGACAGTGTGCAAGTTTTGACCGTTTGGTGCATGCTGAACGTCAATTACTTCAGCAACTTTTTCACCATTTTCGTCGTAAATGTCACCCTTATCGGCAACTTGACCACCCATTTCAGCATAGAAAGGAGTCTTATCAAAAATTACTTCTGCCTCATCTGATTTGGTTTCATCAACGAGGGTTTCATTCTCGATTAATACAACGGCTTTAGCATCATCAACATCAAGTTGATCATAGCCGACATACTCACTATCATCCTTAATTTCAATCAATAGGTCTCGTTGGACACCCATAGATTTAGCATTGCTCCGAGCATTTCTAGCTCGATCCTTTTGCTTTTGCATTTCATTTGCAAAACCTTCTGTATCCACCTTGATACCAGCATCGGCTGCAGATTCTTGCGTTAATTCCAGTGGGAAACCATAAGTATCGTAAAGTTTAAATGCAGTAGCTCCATCGATCATGTTGGTACCATTATTCTTAGCTGTATCGATTTCCTCTGACATCAATTTCAGCCCACCAGCAAGGGTTTCGTTAAACCGATCCTCTTCAGACCTTACTACTTTCGCAATGTAATCACTTTGCTCTAAAACCTCTGGATAATGTGATTTTAAAGTATCTCCAACAACTGGAACTAACTTGTAAAGAAATGATTCTTTGATACCAAGTTTTTGGCCATTAACGATTGCTCGTCTAATCAAACGACGAATAACGTAACCTCGACCTTCATTAGAAGGAATTGCTCCGTCGCCAATCGCAACCGTGATTGCTCTAGCATGATCTGCAATAACTCTAAAACTTTGATCTAACTTAGAATCTTGACCATACTTAACGCCATCGCCAAGCTCTTCAGCTTTATGAATCATTGGTAAAAATAAGTCGGTTTCAAAGTTAGTTTTCGCATTTTGGAAAATTGAAACCACCCGTTCAAGTCCCATTCCCGTATCAATGTTTTTTCTAGGAAGTGGTTCGTAAGTGTCTTCTGGGGTGTGATTGAATTGTGAGAACACAATATTCCAAACTTCTAGGTATTGATCATTTTCCCCGCCAGGATAGTTTTCAGGATCATCAGGTGCTAGATTGTTAAATTTCTCACCACGATCATAGAAAATTTCTGAATCAGGTCCTGAAGGTCCCTGACCAATATCCCAAAAATTATCTTCAACTTCGATGATATGATCAGGAGCAACCCCAACCTCTTCCCAAAACTTTTTGGCATCCGTATCTTTTGGATAAACTGTCATATATAGCTTTTCAGGGTCCCAGCCAAACCACTTATCTGAGGTTAGGAGTTCATATGCCCATGCAATTGCTTCTTTTTTAAAGTAATCACCAACGGAAAAATTTCCGAGCATTTCAAATAGAGTGTGGTGACGTGGAGTCTTCCCAACGTTTTCAATATCGTTTGTCCGAATTGATTTTTGTGAACTTGTCATGCGAGGATTCTTTGGCACAACAGAACCATCAAAGTATTTTTTCATTGTTGCAACACCAGAGTTGATCCATAACAAAGTTGGATCATCAACTGGAATTAATGAAGCGCTT is from Lentilactobacillus curieae and encodes:
- the alaS gene encoding alanine--tRNA ligase codes for the protein MKELSSGQIRQMYLDFFKEKGHTIEPSASLIPVDDPTLLWINSGVATMKKYFDGSVVPKNPRMTSSQKSIRTNDIENVGKTPRHHTLFEMLGNFSVGDYFKKEAIAWAYELLTSDKWFGWDPEKLYMTVYPKDTDAKKFWEEVGVAPDHIIEVEDNFWDIGQGPSGPDSEIFYDRGEKFNNLAPDDPENYPGGENDQYLEVWNIVFSQFNHTPEDTYEPLPRKNIDTGMGLERVVSIFQNAKTNFETDLFLPMIHKAEELGDGVKYGQDSKLDQSFRVIADHARAITVAIGDGAIPSNEGRGYVIRRLIRRAIVNGQKLGIKESFLYKLVPVVGDTLKSHYPEVLEQSDYIAKVVRSEEDRFNETLAGGLKLMSEEIDTAKNNGTNMIDGATAFKLYDTYGFPLELTQESAADAGIKVDTEGFANEMQKQKDRARNARSNAKSMGVQRDLLIEIKDDSEYVGYDQLDVDDAKAVVLIENETLVDETKSDEAEVIFDKTPFYAEMGGQVADKGDIYDENGEKVAEVIDVQHAPNGQNLHTVSLLQPLKKGASYSLKVDKAFHSKVEKNHTATHLLDQSLRNVLGGHTQQAGSLVEPNYLRFDFNHFGSVTSEDLQKVEDMVNEQIFKEINVDTTVTDPETGKKMGAIALFSEKYGDKVRVVSVGDFSIEFCGGTHVKNTNEIGLFKILSESGVGAGVRRIEAVTSKEAFDYLNGQENSLKQIAAKLKVSQMKEVGNRVEQLQQEVKDLETKQASLEAKMAAQQAQDVFGNAETAGSHTIITGVIKDSGMDQLRQLADSWRDKKLSDVLVLGTGKGDKANLIVASSDESVKAGISASDLIKAISSNIQGGGGGRPNMAQAGGKNPAGLDKAMSAAVDWLSQQ